In Sander vitreus isolate 19-12246 chromosome 8, sanVit1, whole genome shotgun sequence, the genomic window ATTCTCCCCTCCTTTTCTGTGGTTGAGATATTAAGAGTATCCTCATGAGCCcagatattttttcttttgaatttAGCTTTGAAACCTTTTAGGTGGTCTGGTCTTTGGCCCCTTGCTGAGGTTGAGCAAATCCAGACTATGTCAGCCCACTACAAAGTACTGCAGTGGGTGTTACACATGATTGAAAACAAGTTATCAGGCACCTgcatagctcacctggtagagcgggtgcccatgTATAGAGATTTATttcttgacgcagcggccgggggtttgactccgacatgcggcctttgctgcacgtcactccccctctctctcccctttcatgtctaagctgtcctgttcaaataaaggcctaaaatggccaaaaaattatcttaaaaaagaaaacaaattataaacacattttggatattgtatGATATTTCTTGAGAATATGCATTTGTCatccttttttaaaagtggACTTGAGTATGATGCTGTGTTGCAACATCCTTTAAGAAAAGCTTTGCAGTTGGACTTACAAGTAATCATAAAACTAACAAATGTGTTGCAAAGGGTGGGAAAGTTATGAATGTTGAATGTCTCACAAATTTCcctttacattttaatatagtaCACTGTAAAGTCTTGGGAGCGGGATACTTTTATGTTCTTTCATTCAGAAACAGGAAGCAGTGCAAGAGTGTAAAGTGAGGGAGGCAATCTGTTGTTTTCAGCTGTCCCAGTAAGTcatgacagagtgacagtgagccagtaagcacaataccaggaccctgaaattgaaacagctaaatggaattcagctaTCATTCattgtattatttacacctgtgtttcACCTACTGTGACAATGTCAACATGTCCTCTGTGAAGAAGGCCAACTGCTAATTATCTCCAGGACATACACGCAGCGTCCATCTGCCATTGGAACCTGGATTTAGCTTCTATCTTAGTGCCCAGCAAAAACTGGAGTGTCTGTTTGAGTAACAGGTTCATTCAGAATATAGGCTATTGGTGCTAACTATTGTTTAACAGGATAAATACCGAAGccttaaaatgacagaaatataAGCAATTATACTCATGGTGAGTATCACTCAAAAACAACAGTGCTCTTGCACCCCCTAGTGGGGCAACAGTCACTTATGAGGCTGTGCAGTCTTTGTAGAGCTGCAGAGTGAGCTGCTTCCAACCAGCAGGTCGAGCTGGTTAGCATTGCCATCAGTCATTGTTTTTAGATTGCAATTtacagtttaataaaaaaatatatagggaCACCTGTATGTATGGGGCACATATGAGCACATATGTGAGCACAGACATTAAACAAAGTAAAATACTGTTCATGCTGTTCTAATGTCAACAAGAAAAAATTAAGTTAACTCATTTTTGTGAGACAGAGAAGCAGGGAAATCTGTTCTTGTTATCGATATATCTTATGCGTGCTTAACTACAATTATCTTTGAGAGCATTAAGCCAATGAAAATATGTCAACTTTTAGCATTCCTTTCATGAAGTTAAGGTAAACGTGGTAATGTTAGATATAAATCAGGATTATAGGGCATGAGACATTAAAACTATTTAAATGTGTTCCCTCACTGATAATCAGCAGATATTCAGTTGACAAAGACTGTTGATCACTTAAGGTGTGAACTGTTAACTCGTTGTTAAATGTGGTCGGTTAAATATAATTTACTGATTGCTGCTCCAATTTATAAAtggtgttattattatttcaagcAGAAGAATAAATAACTCCCATTCAACATTTTGGGTTTCTCTTGATTTTATACTCTTTTAGTTTAAATTAAGAATTAACACATAGTAACACATAAAACAGATACACGTAAGTACACAGAAAAATCAGTGAACAAGTACAAGTCCACTGTCTCGAAACAATATTGAGTGTGGGTACGATTGTGACTGTAGAGGGCGACAGTGCTCTGTCTGCAGGACTGTTTTCAACATCAAATCCACAACAGAACATCTGAAGAACTTCTGCTTCAGCTTTATGTCCAGAGGGTTAATAcctattaaaaagatagatttctGTTGAATACAAAAagtcatatgtgtgtgtgttgatcttGTGTAAGAAAAGTGTACTTGTCCTCACTTGTAGTAGTTGGGTTTGAAGGGTCCGTGTTTGCTGATGCCCAGGTACTTGGCCTGTTCATCAGTCAGCTCTGTGAGGTGAGCGTCAAACGTCTGCAGGTGAAGACTGGCCACATATTCATCTGGAATTATACGAATACAGGGTTTGaataaaatgaatatgaatatgaaaaaaaaaaaagaaggtaataACTGTTTTAGGATATTTAAGCTGAGGACTTGCCCATCTTCTTTGGCAGCAGGTAGACGTCCTGTTTGTAACGTCCTTCTGGAGCACTGTACAGCTCTATGAGAGCCAGAGCCTGACATACAACAAGGTAACACAACTATAGCCTCAACATGACAGAGCTACAGATACATCATCTGTAATACATTTAGAGAATATTAACACATCAAGGCTTCCAGCATTTTGCTGAATACATTTCTGAAGtaaataacataaaacaaataatcGTACCTGAGTTGTAGCAGTGATAGAGAGGACAAATAAGGGCACTGTGGAGCAGCTCAGATTCAACAAACGGCcctgagaaaaaataaacaaaactgaaatGACATACTGTGAAAAGACAGCAGCTACTGATGACTACCTAAATATTTCTTGAAAGTTTATTATCTCCAATAATTGTGTAAACTAGTCCTCAAGTATCCCTTAAGAGCTGCGTACTTTAACAATGATCAGGTAAATCTGTTAAGCCTTTCATTTGTTATCTTTAGTAGAGCTGTATGACTGCACTGGAAAACACTGCTATGAAACCATTTTGAAAACTCACTTCTCATCTGACAAAGACAGCATCCTGAGGCTTTTTAAATCCTGGACAGGTGTGTTTTTATATCTAGTTacagttatatacagtatatataacaCAGACGTGCAGTTTTCAGGCAACATGATGACAAATGATACAGGCTAAAGatcataaacaaatacaaacttGCAGAACATTTGTCATTTTGCACTTAaagggtggttcagaattttggacataggacctcatttccaaattagccagtgtgttatttattagtggagaccgtttttaacactttttatcCAGTCCTTcaagttgcagagttcgctggtgctaggctagcgcaagtcaacagtatctgctagcctgccactaaaaacagtaaTAACAGAAATATTGgtaatatatacattttcccCAAGATTACAATTTAACCCAGAGAATGGAACTTTTTTTGCTGGTCTGGCTTTGAACTGCAGCACTTCCTTTCTTCACTTGTATCCTGTTTCGCCAATGCATGCTAAACAGTGCATGCTAACCTTAGCTTGTAGCAGAGAGCTACAGAGCTTTGTGGCAGTCTGAAGTAACTTAACCTCAGCCTGCCCTGGTTGGTAGGTTGACAGGAACGGGATTGTGCTCtaatgcagtggttcccaaagtgggggtCTAGGGACCCCAGTGGTCCTTGAGGGTGTTGCAAGGTctccccagcaaaaaggggaatcattttTTCCCCACTAAAATAGCAatatttattactattttggtcatgggtttcatcacttaatgtaataaaacatctaaaagtaAAAATCATATCAGATGGGCGTCTGTGATCTAacttgtgtcagtttaggggtccttcaAGTGTAACTTTCACTTGAAATCAATATTTCATGTCAGGTGATTCATGTATTTTGTAAGTGGCTGAGTAATAAACAGGATAATGTGCAGGAAGCCAGTCATTAATGCAGCAATGCCCCTGCTGCATTAATGACTTGCTGGAATTAATGACACCGTTCACGGTGGCAAAGACCCCCGTTCGGAGCACACTGTGGGACTTTACAATACTGTACATTATCCCACAGTGCTGGTAAAtaaaactaataacattaataacGGTATCATCACCTCGGCCAGCAGGACGATTCTCTTGCCATCAGGCCAGATAACATGGTCCACCTTAGGCCTCACATGCTCCCACCTCAGCTCTGCAGTCCGCAGACTCAACTGAGAAGAGAGAGTCACACACAAAAGCATACGTAAATAcaggtttacacacacacaccgataaAAAACATGCATAAACACAGACAGTTCATACCAAATCTATCTCAGTGCTGCAATGTCCCATGTTGCAGACGATGCAGCCGCTCTTCATTCTGTCCAGATGTTCCCTCTCTACCACGTTTTTATTGCCTGCAGAGACAACAGAGACAAAGCAAATTGGAACTGTAGTGATATTCTTAATAGCTTAAGAGCTAAGATGACTTTGTAGAGAACAGCAGTTACTTACCTGTGCAGGTGATGAccatgtctgcctgtctgaccACTTCACTCAATGTAATCACTCTGAAGCCATCCATGCTGAGAGAAGGGCAACAAAAggaggtcacacacacaaaaaatgttttatgatgttCAGAGTGAACAGAGTGAAACACTTCACATAGTGCTGATAAAAGTTTCCTCTATTCATACCAGGCCTGAACGGCACAAATGGGATCCACTTCTGTGATGTATACAACAGCACCCAATGCTTTCAGGGCAGCGCAGCAACCTTTGCCAACCTAccggaagagagaaaaaaaggttggTAGAGCTGTTTAAATGTATGTCACATGCATGTGACATAAATGTGTCACATTCCCAGCAGCACTGggaacattctttttttttcactgaccTCCCCATAGCCGCACACCACCACCTGTTTTCCTCCAAACATGATGTCAGTGGTTCTCTTCAACCTGACAGAAAGAGTTCAACACAGTTACTCTGTTGCTCTGTACTGCACCAGTGGTTTTACCTGTTTACATTCAAAACATGACTCAATACCCGTCCAGTATGGACTCCTTGCAGCAGTAAAGGTTTTCAAATTTCTGCTTGGTCACCGAGTCGTTAACGTTCATGGCCGGGACACACAGCTTGCCTGCCTTTGACAGCTGGTATAACCTGAAACAGAGGCGGAGAGACACACGTGTGAAGTGGAGAAAGACTTTGTGAACGTGTCAGAATATCATTCAAGTTTTGTGTGAACCTAACCGATAGATGCCTGTCACACTTTCCTCCACGATGCCTATGATCTTCCTGAACAGGCCCGGGTGCTTCTTATAGATCCAGTGAGTCAGGTCCCCTCCATCATCCAGAATCTGtgaaaaaacatattaaattcattaaaaaagtcattaaaggCACAGTTCACCCAAATACaaagtgaaattgtatttaaacTTATCCATGCAAATTCAGTATGCTGAATTTTGAAGATGTACGCTGTAGTTTAGCTCAGTGTGTTAAATGAAATTTGGCATGTAGTTGTGAAAGCAGTGAAACGTTGACTTATTTACTAGAAATCCACATATCTTAAatgtacactgtgtaggaatttctcccatctagcggtgaaattgtattttgcattcaaatgaatagtgctctctagcgccttgctttttcaaatgtgtgttgcaactacggtagccgttatgtgcCATCACTTTTTTGGTGatgaggattccttctcctgtggctcggcataagtatgatcctccaaTATGAACTAAAATGCAGcgcaggctttcaaatttgccggggcagtgacaagcgcctctcactgatctccttctccgtttcagctggtttcactgacactggctctgaacgaaaatgtgttgtggattagctagacaggtagaCTAGTGCTTTATGGCCCTCTCAGCGTTTCtcattatagtttttcaaaatggcggaacgacatggaagcAATGTATGCATTACATTTaatgaatgtaaatacagatcagaaattcttcgcttacgaggataagtcagatcattggcagaggtaattttacaccaatgaggacatatttatgaatgaagacattgattttagctaataaaatacttaaaacactacacaatgtacctttaaagatatatatagtgcgtagtttctgtggAATTCtaataacaacaaaactgtcggcgcgttcacatgatgcaagccttacgtgatcgcgcacgcacccccacccctccttcatacagttgctagtagccaaggaggacatggaggattgaaaaaacatgacagactcttcagaagaggtcattatcttcactcaagtttctgcgcgAGAAAGTCGCCggatgccacaatcttctgaccACAgcaatactgagaaatacagagagagttgtgtggagctgttcttaattagctttatagcaactcatttggcaatggcttgaatgcaacggacgtttattaatattaaaaagttacgcactaaagctttcaaATGAACaggatatttattttatattatattaagaaATAAACCTTGCTATTGAGTTTTGATGTTATTTTGCTACATGTCACGTAATATTTGTACGTATCTGTGGAGAAAGAaaatgttactgtttttttttttttgtactaatGAAGCAGACTGTGTACACTCGGAAAAGTAAAATAAGCCACATGATAGCAAAATAATTTAACATAACTTTAATACCAAAAGATCCAAAACTGAGAAAAGTGTGACTGCATTTTTGTGATAATTAgactaaaacatttttgaagTAACAGAACCTTGAGTTTCTTTAGAACTTGttgatttgattttaattgTCAAGCACCACTGGTTAAATGCCACCAAACATAATTTCACTGCGGTGAACTAAAGTTTTATATCTCCAAACTTTGGCCAATCaatcttaaaataaattatGATTAGTGTGATTTCATTTGATCACAATACCATGTTGGGCTGCCAGGTCTCAGCACCGACACATCGGTCAATACACCACCCGAAGTCTTCCTCTGATTCTCCTCTCCACGCAAACACTGGGATGCCTGAGATAAAAAGCAGGTGATGTAATTATGACAAGAAAACCAGATGAGCCAGATTGGTCAGCTGGAGAAGCAGGTTGCACAGACTGCCGTACCTCTTTCAGCCAGAGCAGCAGCCACAGCGTTCTGAGTGGAGAAGATGTTACAGGCCGCCCAGCGACACTGAGCCCCCAACACAGACAGAGTCTCAATCAACACCTGCAAGAGAACATAAACATACAGAGTCAACAaaacaagtcttttttttatttttataattgcaTCATTTCTAATGCAGATAAGAGAAGAATAATGCAAAATAATCAGCCACAACCAGGGTGTAGTGTGACACACAGTaaaactatgtgtgtgtgtgtgtgtgtgtgtgtgtgtgatgaactGACCGCTGTCTGTGCAGTGATGTGTGTGCAGCCCACCACTTTGGCACCAGCAAGAGGTCTCTCCTCACATGCTCTTTTCCTCAGGACCATCAGTGCTGGCATTTCTATATATAACATTCAATTTGAGAACAgacacatttcatttatttatggcCTAATATTCTCTTCTTCTTGTGTGTCGCTTCTTGGATAGGTGCTAcagaaattatatttattttgtcatcTTGACTTGTGAGGACAACTCTTTATCTTTACCTTGCTGTGCAGTTTCTATTTCTCTGCGCCCAAATTCAGCCTGTTTCATGTTTTTGATGCAGAAGTCAGAAAGGCCTTTGGAGGTCTTCTGAGGCTTGTCTCTGGGAGAGGACTCATCCTCGCTGTCACTGCACACTGCAACACAGAAGTAAGGCATTGTGTAAAAACACAATCAGCTGATATTGTGTAATGTCTAAAACCAAACTTAGTGAAGTATAATATAATAAGAGTAATACAGAGACACACGATTTGTTGGAAAGCTTGAAAGTTAGGAATTGTCTCTGCCAGCCTTGTGTTTGGAGTCAGACTCTAGCCAGGTGAGACttttcggttacactttacttaaaggtatctacataagagtgacatgacactgtcatgaacgtgtcataaacactgtaaacaagtcataaacatttatgacataatgcttcttttagtaagtgtccaAGTGTTaccaagttatggttatggttatggttagggttagagttagggttcatgtgtcatgtgttcatgacagtgtcatgtcactcttatgtagataccttcaagtaaagtgttaccgactTTTCCCTGAGGAGCCTTTGAAGTCTGTATGAACTGTGGCAGTGATTGATACGTTTCAAAAAGGCTCAGAGAGAGCCGATTAGGACCAAATTAAAGAGACTTGTTTCTTCAGAAGACTTTTCCTTTTAATTAAGGTTTAGCTGAAGGAGAAAGCACTGAGGCTAATCCTCGGGGGCCTGTAGTTCTCGTGCTGCTGGGATCAGAACCAGCTCAGTTTATGCATCAAAGACGTGATCAGACTTAagagtgtgttgttttttcaagtTTCCGTACCTGAACTGTAGCTATCTATAGACAACTGTGAGATGGAACCAGCCGGAGAGCGACGACTGGTGTTGGCATAATGTTTGTTGAATTTTGGCTTCTGTTCAGTGGACTGTATTTGCTGTGGAGccaaaaaagagacacaaacagacacaataaAAAATTATCAACCATTTAGCATTTGTTACTTTACTGCAGGTCACAAGCATAAAGTCTCATTAACTTCATGCTTGAAACAGACAGACCTGATGTAGTCATGATAGCCATAAGCACCACCCTTCACAGCAGATTTTATTGTAAAGTACCACCTCTCTGCTCACAGCCAAATCTCTTTGTCTTCTCCTGACTCGTCCCTGCATCTTCTGCTGTCTCACTATCCAGTGGGACATTTTCAAGGCTGGGCTGCTGCCATAGGAGTCCCACTTGGCAATGTCCACTCCCTGGCTGCTCGCCTGACTCACTGGGCCCACctccaaaaaataaacattaagtatatacagtatatatagttTATACATATCCTATTTTATGTTAAGCAACTGCTCCAAAAGTAAGAGTGAAATAAAAGTAATCCATTTAAGCTATGTTTCCATGTGGTTATCATAAAAGTCTCCATGTTCAACTGACAAGTCTTTTACTCATAACTAATGACATTCATCACAGCTGAATTGGAGAAAGGCATCACTATCAGTCAGAATTAAGAGAGGCATCTTTCATGGGATGCTGCTACAATTTGTGTCCTCAAATCGTCTGTGGGAGTTTCTCAGCACTCTGCTTTCCTCTGACGTGATTGAGATTAATCACCATTCTAACATATTTACAGTACCCCCACTTTATCATGCCAGCTTGTGTTTTTCTTAAACAACACATTTGACATAAATCAatcatatttagtttttcttcattcTTCTTTAAAACATCCCACTTTGATTGGTTGATAAAGGGTTTCAAGTGAAATCTAAATTGATCCACTTTGCTGACTTGGTCCTGAATTTAGACTGGCCTAAAATGCAGCTCTATTTTTGTTCAAGTAAGATCACTTGAAGACAATCTCTTGAATACAGGTTGCACTTACTCAAGCAGCTGCTTAATCTttaacaaaagacaaaagacacTGAGCTGTGACTTGAGGCAATGTGAAAGCTCACTTAATGATCACAAAACGATCTCTTACAGGACTCAGAAAATAGCTTTGAATCCAAGCCAGCTACTATTAAAGTACAATGACAGCCATTAAAGCTAATAATTAAAGTGGCTGCGGGtcttaatgtgtaaataaatgtatgctTGGGGAAACCATTTGTGCATTCATTTGAAACCTGAAAAAGTCTGAATTTctaattacctttttttcaaTCAATAAAACCCAAGAACATTCACAGTTGTAGTAGTTAGAAAAACAGGTATAAATTGTCATTTTAAAAGTGTATTCAAGTACTCCTATTAAAACAACTTATTGGTTACTAATTCAATATAAAGACTTGACTCACTGCCCCTTTAAAGAAAAACTCAAATATAGAGAGTAACAGCGcttctaaaacaaaaacatgatacCTTGAAGCAGATGGACTGCACTGCCTCCTGGTCCTTAGCTTTAGTTGTGTTCACTACTAGACTGTACACTTTCTTCATGCTGGCAGAGCTGCTCTCACACTGACCACTGTACCTTAACTATGCAGTGCTGCAAGCTGATGCTGTTAAACTGATTAGAGAGTTCACATGCAAAGTGACGCTTTATGCCACACCTTCCCCAACAGGCCAAGGTGAGGGGTGgggaagacaaagagaaaaaataaatggagTCTTTGTGAGGCTTACCTACAGGAACTCTGGGAAAATATAGCAGAATAGCTTAGACATTAAGATAAGAAAGAGAGTTTGTAAGGAAACAGAAGCTCAGGAAAGTGTTACTTGAGGCCACAGATGAATGTGAATATGTACAGTAAAGTGCACTTTGCTCTCAGGATATACATTAAATAGACAGCAAAGTGATGTACATACATTAACATGCATTGAGCCAATTTATCAGATTTACACAGCTCCATCTAGAAATGCAGCAGTATAccccaagacctgtaaacagactttgatgtgtaaaatcgtCACACGTCCCTTTTAAGTCTGCTTTGTCTTTTAAAATTTGAGTGAAATATGTGTACGTGAGTGCTGGTCAAACATTCATAGACGCCTGCACATTACAACTAAAATCATTAACAGCCTGAGTGTGTGCAGATTCACAGGCTTCCTGTGGAGTACACTTACAAATGCACGTACCGCACAATATATAGCCTAAGTCTTGATCTAGACAGGCCTGACAAACAAGTCAGTCAAAGTCAGGAAGTGAAGCAGTTTCCTTGCTCACCATGCCCGTCTTCAGAGCTTCAGTCACCAGCTCTCCCGTCCCTTCCTCAGACTCCTCTGCCCCATATCTGTCCCGGCTCTGAGGAGGGCTCCACCTCTCTGCGGCCTTTAGCATCTGCAGCAGGTTGAGGTTGCATTTTACTGACTTATGTTTGGTGGTTTTCTCCTTCGCCTCTCCATTCAGCACAGCTCCGTCCTCCAGATGTGGTTCAGAATATTCATCAGGTTGTGGCAGGTCCCCCCTGGAGGCTCCAGTCTGGTCCCTTTCCTCTGCCATGGCAAGTAATGAAGTGAATTGGATTCCTGCTTTGGTGATCTGACAGCAGACCTAGTGACGGCTCAGCCATACCCTGCCCACATATATCTGATATTTCCCCCTGCAAGGCTTCTGTTTACTCTAAACAGCAGCAGTTCTGAGTTACTTTGACCAAAGGTAGATCTAAATCCTGGATGCAGTGTGTACAGAGAGACACTTATGTGAGCACTGCTTTCTGAGACAGAGGAAAATGTAGCCTTAAAATGTAACTCATTACTTTAAAAGTGCAATGTAGGTAGATGTCAACACATGCCCTAATACAGTCTTTTGTTCTAAAAGATCTGCCGTTAATGGAGAAGCACTTATACACAAGACCCATTTAGACTTGCAGAGCTGcttcttgtttttgtgttgtctttgatAACATTGGCTCAAATTGCAATAAGCACAGACATGAGTGCAATGCAGAGGGTTATGTGTTGACATTAAAGTCCACCAGCAATAATGTGGTGGACTTTAATGTGACCCCTTGGGGACTGACCACCTCCCTTTACGTGTCTATCACCAGGCTGAAAGATCAGAGGCACACTGATATTAGTTGTCAGATTTGTTAATTTGGTAATACATTATGTTAACGTTTTACGTTTGATGTGGTTTTATCTATTAGGGTATGGCGATTTTTAAAGGATAAGTTCACAAGTCTGTGTTAAAACAGTTGTGAGGTTCTTGTATGAACattgcaacatttttattttttacagaatTCCTTCTTTGTGTTTCCCATGAGCTGCAGTGGAAGGATAGTAACAAAACGGCAATGGCcagtatgaacaggaggaatgattacagaaAGCAAACCTGTTTTAACATTCATATGAGCACCTGACTATTTTTATAAACTTTATTTCAGACCCATATCACATCcatatcacaataaaaaaaacacacagagtataACATAACATACAAAACCTTCCACAATGTTCAGTGTCTGACATACAGACATGTTCGCCAGTGGTTCCACAGTCTGGAAGAAAATCTAACAGAACTGCGTACAGGGTTAGCCAGAACAGTGATCAAGTCATTTTATGACTCAGATACCCTACAAATAAATCTATACATCAGGTTACGTAAAACAGCAGAGCAGGTAGGTACCCCGACACTGACAAACATATGGCTTGCACTGGAGCTTCTTGGAGCTCTCAGCAGCAGCCTCATGCTGTCATTATAAGCCACTGTGAGTTTTCTAATGCTGCCTTGCTTATAACGACACCACAAGTAGGCAGTATACAATGGTGTACAATACACTCTGAAGAGTGAGATCTACACAGATACAGAGCACATGCTAAACATACGACACAACATGTTCACTTGAGCATACAGCTTCCGACGCTGCCTATAGATATCCTTATCATCAGACAGAtcatttgcaataatatggcccaaatatgtaatctcACTGCACACCCCAAGTGCAGTACCAGACAGATAGAAGTCAGGGAAGGTTGACTGTCTGTCTTCTCTACTTCTAATAATCATGATCTTACTCTTTTtggcattgtattttatatcaaAATCAGCACCATACTGTGTGCATATTTTCAGAAGCTGTTGGAGACCAGCACTATATGGGCTAAAAATGACCATATCATCTGCGTACATAAGGTGATTAATTAGTGAGTCACCAACCCTACAACCTGTACCACATGCATTTAAAATCAAAGACAAATCATTCATatacatattaaaaagaaaaggagacagaaTTCCACCATTGGTCACTTGGAAGGGGACAGATGTAACATTCCCCATattgttttaaaacataaaaaaatgaacCTATCCAGTAAAGTAAAGGTTTTACTTTAGGTTGCGTTTGGCAAAATAGATCAGGAGAAAGGTCGGCGAGAGACTGTAACCATAGCGAGAGCCATTATTTCTGTGTTATGGTTGTCAATATACTCAAGTCTGATGCAGTTTgctgtaaaaacacacagtggTCACACATGTTGCAATTCATGTTGCAACAGTGCACACTGGACATAGTTAAAGTTTTTAGGTTTCTGCCAGTGAGCCTTCAGCAGGAGACATGCTTTTTGTCCCACT contains:
- the LOC144522006 gene encoding S-adenosylhomocysteine hydrolase-like protein 1 isoform X1; translated protein: MAEERDQTGASRGDLPQPDEYSEPHLEDGAVLNGEAKEKTTKHKSVKCNLNLLQMLKAAERWSPPQSRDRYGAEESEEGTGELVTEALKTGMVGPVSQASSQGVDIAKWDSYGSSPALKMSHWIVRQQKMQGRVRRRQRDLAVSREQIQSTEQKPKFNKHYANTSRRSPAGSISQLSIDSYSSVCSDSEDESSPRDKPQKTSKGLSDFCIKNMKQAEFGRREIETAQQEMPALMVLRKRACEERPLAGAKVVGCTHITAQTAVLIETLSVLGAQCRWAACNIFSTQNAVAAALAERGIPVFAWRGESEEDFGWCIDRCVGAETWQPNMILDDGGDLTHWIYKKHPGLFRKIIGIVEESVTGIYRLYQLSKAGKLCVPAMNVNDSVTKQKFENLYCCKESILDGLKRTTDIMFGGKQVVVCGYGEVGKGCCAALKALGAVVYITEVDPICAVQACMDGFRVITLSEVVRQADMVITCTGNKNVVEREHLDRMKSGCIVCNMGHCSTEIDLLSLRTAELRWEHVRPKVDHVIWPDGKRIVLLAEGRLLNLSCSTVPLFVLSITATTQALALIELYSAPEGRYKQDVYLLPKKMDEYVASLHLQTFDAHLTELTDEQAKYLGISKHGPFKPNYYKY
- the LOC144522006 gene encoding S-adenosylhomocysteine hydrolase-like protein 1 isoform X3 — protein: MAEERDQTGASRGDLPQPDEYSEPHLEDGAVLNGEAKEKTTKHKSVKCNLNLLQMLKAAERWSPPQSRDRYGAEESEEGTGELVTEALKTGMVGPVSQASSQGVDIAKWDSYGSSPALKMSHWIVRQQKMQGRVRRRQRDLAQIQSTEQKPKFNKHYANTSRRSPAGSISQLSIDSYSSVCSDSEDESSPRDKPQKTSKGLSDFCIKNMKQAEFGRREIETAQQEMPALMVLRKRACEERPLAGAKVVGCTHITAQTAVLIETLSVLGAQCRWAACNIFSTQNAVAAALAERGIPVFAWRGESEEDFGWCIDRCVGAETWQPNMILDDGGDLTHWIYKKHPGLFRKIIGIVEESVTGIYRLYQLSKAGKLCVPAMNVNDSVTKQKFENLYCCKESILDGLKRTTDIMFGGKQVVVCGYGEVGKGCCAALKALGAVVYITEVDPICAVQACMDGFRVITLSEVVRQADMVITCTGNKNVVEREHLDRMKSGCIVCNMGHCSTEIDLLSLRTAELRWEHVRPKVDHVIWPDGKRIVLLAEGRLLNLSCSTVPLFVLSITATTQALALIELYSAPEGRYKQDVYLLPKKMDEYVASLHLQTFDAHLTELTDEQAKYLGISKHGPFKPNYYKY
- the LOC144522006 gene encoding S-adenosylhomocysteine hydrolase-like protein 1 isoform X4, with the translated sequence MAEERDQTGASRGDLPQPDEYSEPHLEDGAVLNGEAKEKTTKHKSVKCNLNLLQMLKAAERWSPPQSRDRYGAEESEEGTGELVTEALKTGMQIQSTEQKPKFNKHYANTSRRSPAGSISQLSIDSYSSVCSDSEDESSPRDKPQKTSKGLSDFCIKNMKQAEFGRREIETAQQEMPALMVLRKRACEERPLAGAKVVGCTHITAQTAVLIETLSVLGAQCRWAACNIFSTQNAVAAALAERGIPVFAWRGESEEDFGWCIDRCVGAETWQPNMILDDGGDLTHWIYKKHPGLFRKIIGIVEESVTGIYRLYQLSKAGKLCVPAMNVNDSVTKQKFENLYCCKESILDGLKRTTDIMFGGKQVVVCGYGEVGKGCCAALKALGAVVYITEVDPICAVQACMDGFRVITLSEVVRQADMVITCTGNKNVVEREHLDRMKSGCIVCNMGHCSTEIDLLSLRTAELRWEHVRPKVDHVIWPDGKRIVLLAEGRLLNLSCSTVPLFVLSITATTQALALIELYSAPEGRYKQDVYLLPKKMDEYVASLHLQTFDAHLTELTDEQAKYLGISKHGPFKPNYYKY
- the LOC144522006 gene encoding S-adenosylhomocysteine hydrolase-like protein 1 isoform X6, producing MKKVYSLVVNTTKAKDQEAVQSICFKVGPVSQASSQGVDIAKWDSYGSSPALKMSHWIVRQQKMQGRVRRRQRDLAVSREQIQSTEQKPKFNKHYANTSRRSPAGSISQLSIDSYSSVCSDSEDESSPRDKPQKTSKGLSDFCIKNMKQAEFGRREIETAQQEMPALMVLRKRACEERPLAGAKVVGCTHITAQTAVLIETLSVLGAQCRWAACNIFSTQNAVAAALAERGIPVFAWRGESEEDFGWCIDRCVGAETWQPNMILDDGGDLTHWIYKKHPGLFRKIIGIVEESVTGIYRLYQLSKAGKLCVPAMNVNDSVTKQKFENLYCCKESILDGLKRTTDIMFGGKQVVVCGYGEVGKGCCAALKALGAVVYITEVDPICAVQACMDGFRVITLSEVVRQADMVITCTGNKNVVEREHLDRMKSGCIVCNMGHCSTEIDLLSLRTAELRWEHVRPKVDHVIWPDGKRIVLLAEGRLLNLSCSTVPLFVLSITATTQALALIELYSAPEGRYKQDVYLLPKKMDEYVASLHLQTFDAHLTELTDEQAKYLGISKHGPFKPNYYKY